Below is a genomic region from Trueperaceae bacterium.
TTCGCCTGGTGCGTTGGCGAGCAGCAGCGCCTCAAGCAGTTGCTGCCGGGCGACTTCGACGACGACTGGGTGAGGTCGTTGGTGGCGCGCGTCAGGAGGCTGGGGGCCACCCTTCAGGTGCCGGGCGGCAAGATCGGTGGCTTCGTGCTCGTGTGCTGCCCGGACGGTCAGGCCGAGGCGGTCAGGCGCGCCCTCCCCGAGCTGCGCGAGGTGCCGCTGAGCTTCACGGAGATGGGCTGTAGCGCTACCCGGCTGTGAGGCCGGCGGCCGCCAGCCGCCCCGTCAGGCGCCGGCGCCTCCGTAGTCGACCCGTTCGAGTCGCACCTCGGTCGGCGTCTCGCCCGCCAGGAAGGTGGCGGTGGCGCCGGCGCGGAGGCCCAGTAACGCCTGCGCGACGGGCGCGGTGAACGCCACCTTGCCCTCGAGCGGGTCGGCCTCGTCGACCCCCACCAGTACGAGCCGGGCGGCGCGCCCGGCCTGCGGCCCGTCGAGGTAGCGGATGTCGACCGTGGCGCCCACCCCGGCCTCGCGCGGGTCGGCCGGGCTGGCGACGAGCTCCGCCGAGGCGAGGCGCTCGAGGAGCAGCTCCAGCTCCTCCTCGAGCGCCGCCAGCCGGCGCTGCGCCTCCGCGTCGTCCGCCGCTGTCCGCAGTCCCGCCAGTGCGGCCGACTTCTCGTCGCGCTCGCGCTCGAGGGCGGCGAGCCCCGTGGGGGTGACGAGGTTGGGGACGCCGGGCGGCAGCGGCGGGCGGTGCGTCACGACCACGTCCTCGCCGCCGCCGTCCTCCTTCACGAAGGCGCGGCTCATGCCGTTCAGCCTACCCCGCGCCGCGCCCCGCCGCGGCGCGGGATCCCTAGTCGCCCAAGCCGGCGATCAGGTCGGCGACGCGGTTGCTGAGCGCCTGGATCTCATCGCGCAGGGCGGCGCCCCGCTCGAGCAGCCGCGCGAGCTCGTCCTCCTGGTTGGTGAGGTCGGTCACGTAGCGCCGGTAGAGGGGTGAGTCCTTCTCGAGCACGCTCATGTTGTCGGTGATGCGGGCCTGCTCCTGGTGGATGGCGGCGACGGTGGATTCGACGCCGGTGAGCTCGTTCGACCTGGCGGCCACCTGGCGCTGCAGGTCGGCCACCTGTTGGATGGTGGCGCGGTCGGCGGCGCTGAGGTCGGCGTTCTCCAGGTAGAGGGCGAGGGTGGCCAGGTCGACGTTGGCGAGCGCCGTCCGGCGCAGCTCGGTGCGGTCGAACACCGCCTCCAGCACGCAGGCGCCCTCGTCGGTGCAGGTCACGTGCGTGGGCACCTCGGTGTCGGCGGCGCCGCCCAGGCTGACCCCGAAGCGGTAGTTCGCGTCGGTGAGCGGCGGGGCGGGCTTGGGCGCCACGACGTCGTAGCCCGCGAGGCGCGGCAGCGCCACGATCAGGAAGCGCGGCTCCTCGGCGGTGGAGTTGGTGGTGACCGTCGTGACGCGGCGGGTGGCGACCGTGGTCTCGACCAGGCCGCCCTGGAGCTTGACGGCCACCACGCGCTCGGGCACGTCGGTGCTCGTGCGCAGGACCTTCACGGCCAGGTCGACCGCGTACTGCAGCAGGCGCGAGTCGCCTGGCAGCAGGTCCGTCAACTGGGCGGTCCCGGCGAAGCCGCGCGCGTCGAACAGCGTGACGGTGCCCGCCGCCAGGTGCAGGCCCGTGTCGTTCGTGAGGCGCACGGCGCGAAGCGGGTGGTCGGCGAGCGTTGCCTCGTCGAACAGACTGACGGGCGTGGCGGTGACCTCCGTGACGACGATCGGCACCATGGCCGACTCGAACGCGCCGACCGTCACGGGCTGCGTGACGTCGTAGGAGAAGGTGGCGCCGCCGCCCGCCGTGCTCGCCTGCGCCGTCACGCCCACGTCGGCGAGGTAGGGCGCCGGGCTGGGCGGCGCCATCTCGGCCATCCTGAGAGCGCCCCCCGCCGCGCTCGCCGCCGCCGCGGGGAAGGCGCCCGCGTCGGCGCGCGGCACGACGTTGCCGGCCAGCTCGGTCTCGACCCGCGGGCGGCTCAGGTAGCGGGGCTCGAACAGGCTGGTGACGAAGCTGATCGGTTGCCCCGCCACGAAGCTCACGGTCACGTCCTCGAGGGGCACGTTGGTGGGGTTGTCGAGGATGGCCCAGCCCTGCAGCGTGCCCTTGCCGTCGTCCCCGACGACGAGGCGGTAGGTGCTCTTCCACACGGGCATCTCGCGGAGGTAGCCCACGCGCACGCGGCGCTCGCCCTCGCCCTCGAAGCTGATGCGCACCTTGGAGGCGTCCTCGCCCGCGCGCTCGGCGATGGCGGTGAGCGCCTCGTCGAGCTGGGACTTGAGCTCGGGGTCGGCGAAGCGCACCTCCTCGAACTCGTCGAGGGGCGCGCGCACGAGGCCCGTGGCGGTCGCCACGGTCACGTACGAGCGCGGCTCCCGGTCGGTCTGCTGCACCTGCTCCACGCCGACGACTGCGCCGGTCACGGTGCGGCCGCCCACCAGGGTGACGGTCGCGCCGCGCGCCTGCGCCAGTACGCCCGCCAGAGTGAGGTTGCCTGAGACGTCGATCCGGTAGCCGTCGAGCACCCGCGCCAGCGGGTCTTGCGCCGTGTAGCGCACGGGCCTGACCGTGCCACCGCCGAAGTCCTGCAGGACGAGGCTCTGCAGCAGGTCGTCCATGTCGGCCTGCGGCACGTCGAGCGTCAGGACCTGATCGCCCGTGACCGTCCCCTCGTGCTCGAAGTAACCGACGCCGTTCGTGAACAGGACGAGGCGCGTGACCGGAAGCTCGGCCGCGGTCGCGGCCGGCGCCGCTTGGGCGGAAGCGAGGTTGGCCATGAGGACTCCCACGAGCGCGAGAAGCGAGGCGCGGCCGAGCCGCGCGACCAGCGGGTGCTGTTCCATCCCAGAAGGTTACGACACCGTCTCGTGTGGCGAACCGCAAGCGCCTGAGAGGGCGTTCAGGCGGCGTTAACCTCCCACGCGGGGGCCCCGCCCACGTAGACGGCCAACGGGGTCAGGTCGGTGGTGAACAGGGCGAAGTCGGCGTCCTTACCGGCCTCGAGGCTCCCCTTCGCGCCGTCGAGCCGCACCGCCCGCGCGGGCACCAGGCTGGCCATGCGCACCACCTCGACGAGCGGCAGGCCGACCTCGAAGTGCATGACCTGCAGCATCCGGTCGAGCAGCGTGGTGCTGCCCGCGAAGGCGGTGAGGTCCGCCAGCATCGCCACGCCGTCGCCGATAACGATGTCGTGGCTACCGAGCTTCAGGCGCGTCCCCTCGGGTAGTCCCGCCCCGTGGGTGGCGTCGCTCACGAGGCAGAGCCTGTCGGGACCGATCGCCTTGTAGGCGAGGCGCAAAAGCGTGGTGGGGAGGTGACGGTGGTCGGCGATGACCTCGACCGTGAGGTCGTCGAACGCGAGCGACGCCTCGAGGAGGCCCGGCCGGCGCCAGGGCCCCTCGCGCACCGTCGTCGACTGGCCGCTGAACAGGTGGATGACGTGCGTGAGCCCCCGCTCCATCGCCGCGCGCAGCTGGGTGTCGCGGGCGTCCGAGTGCCCGGCCGCCGCCACGACGCCCGCCGCCACGAGCCGGTCGGTGAGCTCCAGGGCGCCGGGCAGTTCAGGAGCGTAGCTCATCAGCCTGATGACGTCGGCGTACTCGAGGAGGGCGGGGACGGAGCCGTCGTCCGGGTCGCGGATGTGGGCCGGGTCCTGCGCGCCCGCCTGCGCGGCGGCGAAGTAGGGCCCCTCGACGTGCATGCCCGCCACCTGCGCTCCGCGGCGCGGTGCGGCAAGCCAGCGGCGCCCGTGCGCCAGGGCCGCCGTCAGCTCCGGCAGGGGCGCCGTCAGGGTGGTGGGCAGCACGGTGGTCACGCCGTGCGCCAACTGGACGGCGAGGATGGTGGCCCAGGCGTCGTCGTCGGCCTCGTTGAAGAGGCGGCCGCCGGCGCCGTGGGTGTGGATGTCGACGAGGCCCGGCAGCACGTAGGCGCCCGCGGCGTCGACGCGGCGCAGACCCTCGTCGAGCTCCGCCTCGGGGGTCACCGCGCGGATCCGGCCGTCGGCGACCACGAGGGCTGCGCCGGGCGCGAGACGGTCGGGCAGCACGAGCGTGCCGCCGGTGACGGCGAACGCGTCAGGGGCGGCGGGGCCGGTCGGTCGGGAGGCGGCGCTGCTCATGAGCCGAGCTTACCGCCGCCCGGCCCCGGTCGGGACGCCGCCCCTCAGCTGTCCGTCTCCTCGGACGGCGCGCCGAACCGCTCGTAGACGTCCTCGAGCGCGTCCGCGAGGTCGGCGGCCTCCTGCGTGTCCTCGTCGTCGGCCCAGGCGCGGAAGTCGACGACCAGCTCGCCGAGGCGGCGCGCCAGGTCGTCGTGGACGGCGATCCCCTCGTACTCCCAGGTCAGGGGCGTGTCGGTCACGCCGTCGCCCTCCGGCTCGTCGTCGGGAAGCGCATCGTACGGCCCCCCGGCGTCGCCCTCCGGCACGCTATCGCCCCGTCCCGGGAACGGGTCGGGCATGCCGGTCACGTCGGCGTCGTCGAGGGTGGGGTCGTAACCGGCGCCGCCCTGGAACCCCGCGTCGTCGAAGGTGGCGCCCACGTCCTCGACCTCGGCAGGGTCGAGGTAGGAGCGGGTCTCTCGCTTGGGGGTGGACATGGCGACCGTCCTCTCCGCCGGAGCTCGGCGGGCGCGGACGGGGGAGAGGCGGCGCCTCGGCTCCGGGCGCTGAGCTGAGCGTAGGTCCCTCGCGCCGCCGGCGCAGCAACCGCCATCACCGTCACTCGCGCTCCGGCTCGTCGACGCCGCCCTAAGCCTCAATCGCGCCGCAGGGCCAACCGGGTGCGCTGGCGCC
It encodes:
- a CDS encoding GreA/GreB family elongation factor — encoded protein: MSRAFVKEDGGGEDVVVTHRPPLPPGVPNLVTPTGLAALERERDEKSAALAGLRTAADDAEAQRRLAALEEELELLLERLASAELVASPADPREAGVGATVDIRYLDGPQAGRAARLVLVGVDEADPLEGKVAFTAPVAQALLGLRAGATATFLAGETPTEVRLERVDYGGAGA
- the nagA gene encoding N-acetylglucosamine-6-phosphate deacetylase, which codes for MSSAASRPTGPAAPDAFAVTGGTLVLPDRLAPGAALVVADGRIRAVTPEAELDEGLRRVDAAGAYVLPGLVDIHTHGAGGRLFNEADDDAWATILAVQLAHGVTTVLPTTLTAPLPELTAALAHGRRWLAAPRRGAQVAGMHVEGPYFAAAQAGAQDPAHIRDPDDGSVPALLEYADVIRLMSYAPELPGALELTDRLVAAGVVAAAGHSDARDTQLRAAMERGLTHVIHLFSGQSTTVREGPWRRPGLLEASLAFDDLTVEVIADHRHLPTTLLRLAYKAIGPDRLCLVSDATHGAGLPEGTRLKLGSHDIVIGDGVAMLADLTAFAGSTTLLDRMLQVMHFEVGLPLVEVVRMASLVPARAVRLDGAKGSLEAGKDADFALFTTDLTPLAVYVGGAPAWEVNAA